The genomic window TCGAACGATGAATGGGATGAAGATATTGAAGATACAGAAATTATGGACCAGGACCAAGATGGCGAAAATAACGAAGGTAGTGGAAATGAAGATGACGAAGAAATGGAAGTTTAAGcataaaatatgtatgcatacgaaactgaataaataaataaagttttccTGTCGTAGTACCGAAGTACATTCATAGTTATGTACTTTACAACATTTTCGGTAGTACCAGGATTCCAGCTTCACGATtttttaacaaaagaaaaaatgttttgtttCAACATATAACatcaatttttatttatcttgAATACAAGCAATGCTAATAGGTTTTTAGGAAACTAGATGAGCCCTGTATAATTTCTATTACATATTTCAATAGCAGTATACGATACCGTTAACAAAACCTAAATTTCAATATAACTATGCATGTTTATGCAGTTAAATTTCTCTACGTTATTCATTTTACTTACAAAATGAATTAAATTCTAGCATCAATACAATtgaaaacaaattagttaaatTCAGTTTGTAGCAACTTAAAAAAAGAGTAAGCTTTGAatgtatataatataaaaaagcaagttataaactatgtttaaaaattataatGTCCCATATTACTGTTGTATTTTGTGCTTGATGGTTGGAACACACGTAACTGCAATCTTTAAATAGTATTACTGTTTGCATTTACCAATTCGCTTTGAGGAAATTAATAAGTCCATTTGTGGACGAATCATGTGCTGTTACTTCCCCATCCGCAGCCAATTCTGGTTCTATTGCCTTGGCTAATTGTTTACCCAATTCAACACCCCATTGATCAAAAGAATTAATATCCCAGATTGTACCTTGAGTGAAGATTTTATGTTCATATAAAGctgtaaacaaaaaatattatgttcagatgtatgtatataaattaaaattaattaccaATTAGAACCCCCAAAATGAATGGTGTAAACTTCTTCACCACAATCGAATTGGTTGGCCgattgccagtaaatgttttaTGAGGCAATAGAGCCTCTAACTTCTCCCCAGATAGGCCTGCCTTTTCCAACTCTATGCGCGCTTGTGCTGCTGTTTTTCCTTGCATTAACGCCTCTGTTTGCGCTAAAAAGTTGGCTAGCAAAATTTTATGATGAGCACCACCACCAATGGGGTTATGTGTTTGTGCTGGTGCAATAAAATCGCATGGTATTAATCTTGTACCCTGATGAATTAGTTGGTAAAAAGCGTGTTGGCCATTTGTGCCCGGTTCACCCCAAACAATTGGTCCGGTGTTGTAGTCCACCACCTTAGAATCGGTTTTTGTTACGAATTTTCCATTGCTCTCCATGTCACCTTGTTGAAAGTATGCCGCAAATCGATGCAAATACTGATCATAAGGAAGCAATGCATGGGTCTCTGCATTAAAGAAGTTAGAATACCAAATCCCCAAAAGAGCAAGAATCACTGGAGcctttaaagtaaaaattaaatgttattatatatacacatgtatatatatataagcatataatcgtaaatatgtaagtatgtagcTGAGAAACTATAGAAATAAATGCGTGTTCTacagtaaataaaaaaatgcagaACTCACATTTTCTTCCAACGGTGCAGTTTTAAAATGGTTGTCTAGATAGTAAGCTCCTTCGAGCAgttgttcaaaattttcaaaaccaatgGATAGGCAAATTGATAAACCAATCGCAGACCAAAGCGAGTAACGACCACCCACCCAATCCCAAAAGCCAAACATGTTCTTACTGTCAATACCGAATGCTGTCACCATTTCTTTGTTTGTGGACAATGCTACAAAATGCTTAGCTACAGCAGACGGCTATTATGAATAAAAGTATATGAAACAAAATATGTATTAATTTTAAAGTTTCTTCATAAAAAACATACGTCTTTAGCTTGCTCCAGCAGCCAACTCTTAGCCGATGTAGCATTGGTTATTGTCTCTTGAGTTGTAAACGTTTTTGATGCAACAATAAACAAGGTGGTCTCGTAATTAACACTTTTCAAAACCTCTGCCAGATGTGTACCATCAATATTCGAAACAAAATGTGAATGTAATCCCTTGCAGTATGGTTTAAGTGCTTCAGTCACCATCAATGGCCCTAAATCTGAGCCACCGATACCAATGTTAACCACATCAGTTATTTGCTTGCCAGTGCAGCCACGCCATACACCTGATATTACTTGATTGGTGAACTCTTTCATATGCGATAACTCTGCACGTACCAACGGCATAACATCATTACAATCGACCAGAATTGGATCATTTCCGCGATTGCGTAAAGCAACATGAAGTACTGAACGATTTTCGGTTATGTTAATGGGTTCCCCAGCAAACATGGCATCGCGTGCTGCAGTCACTTTACGCGCTTTTGCTAAATCAAAGAGCATTGGCCATACATCCTCTGTAATGCGATTCTTTGAGTAATCAATTAATATCTCGCCATCTTTGGGAGTCTTTAGACGCAAGCTAGAAATAAGGGAAGGAATAAGGGtcgataaaatttattttattttaatatttaatgtACATCTATCAACATGTTGTCGCTATAAAGACGCTTCCCGAAGgtcttagggagtgttatcgaggttGATGGTTCTACGCCGGATATAGATCCAAGTACCTCTTTGGAAAACTGCATTTAATTTTtctcaaacatacatacatatccagCTATACAGACATATGTAATACCtatgtaaatgtatatatttgtatttcgTAAGTCAATGTTAAGGTCATCGTCAAAGCGGTATGTTGTTTATTTGTAAAAGTATTTAATTAatgcaatttatgaaaatatCATTGATCAGAGAACTCCTTTCTCTTTTCGCAAATAATTTACACAGAGCCTCATATCGCATTTTATTGTAAAgacataacttaaattttaacttttcgggattttataataaatgtgtatataaaaaCCAGCGGGTGATGAGGTtgtctttaaatattttttatgaaattattaGTCGTTATGCCGAAAAAGGAATAATGACtttttataaccttttttattcaCTGGATTACGTTCATTGGATTGTAATGAATCCTTTAATTTAGACAGATGAGATCGTgggatgtggttgttgttgtagcgattaggttactccccgaaggctttggggagtgttatcgatgtgatggtcctttgtcggatacagatccgatacgctccggtaacacagcaccattaaggtgctggcccgacaatctcgggaacaatttatatggccacattaaaccttcaggacatccctccctccccacccccaagttccatgaggagcttggggtcgccagagtctcgtctgttagtgaaacgggattcgccgctcgaaggtaaggttgataattgggttggagaagctatatattgcgctacacaaccccttgaatcccgtggGATGTGGTCTTGCTGCACAGTTTGAGGAACGGAAAGCGAGGTAACAAGTTGAGTTCTTTATATCACATGAGGCCCGCAAATGCCAAAGTTGAAGAATACGTTGTAATTCGGGTGTATGGCCAGGTTTATAGAGCTTGTTTAAACTACAGTTGAAGGTGATCAAGGTCTAAACTTCAATAGGACCTGAGCCCATCATGCCAATAAGGTCACATACAATAAAGGAAGAATTTAGACAAAaagaggcgtgcctcagagaacaacactggcgcgaaagttcaggacttcggcaggcaatgGCTCTAATAGGAGGGTAGAACCCAAAGCGATACAAAGCTATGATTAACCacccaaaaagtagccttaggattttaacaggcatactcacacgacactgcaggctaaagagccatatgcatGAAGGCACCATAGACCAATATgccgcagtgcttaacctcacaacatctaccTATCTATGGTCTAAACTTACCACTTATCCGTTACGCATGTAACTTaagatatgtatgtaagtgtgcaTATACGTCAATGCATTGCGctattaattaaaatgtcaattGCTTGTTCGTACATACAttttacatatcgttagcttaattcacaaaggccctaacctACAGATTTTTCGAAACTGCCTTTTTCACAGAATTTGCTGATACTATATTGAAAGACACCccagaaaaaattgaaagtgTTATGCTACTTTTAAAATGCTATTTAGAGAATGTGAAAAAGTTGTCCTTTAAAATTGTTGGGCATgacctttgtgaattaagctaacgttAACGtcgtcgttaatacaacaacaacaacaacatcaaccagCGCTATGTATAACAATTTGTCGGAGAATATGCATAACCGCTTAACAATAAACTGCAAATCCATGTAACCGACATTTTTAAAATCACCTGTTACgaattctatttatttattttgattagAACTATAAATGAGTATGCCAATACCTTTGTGCTAATATAAAACATCGAATCCATGGAGGTCAGTTTCGTAAAACATCGGATTGTGCTTAGGCGCGATTGCAAGGTCGATAAGCGTTTAACACTTTCACCGAAAAAAATTTGGGTATACACATCCATGAAATATGTAGATACTTTGTTATACTAGCTAATTACCACCCAACTTTTCTACACCAACGAAGTATCTGCCTGCTTCTTTTTTAAAATATCCTCAAAAGTTGCTATACAACTTACCTATATTTTTTGAAGCGATTTGTATCCTGAGCGAAaagttctttcatatttattTCTTTACCGTGCGCATTGTAAAATTGTTCCAACTTTTGGTATGCCGGCTCCTGCGTAAGCATTGGTAGTGGTCCAGCCATTTTCCAAACTTTGTTTAGTATTTTGTAATTCAACTATCGGAAAGTTTCTCGTTTGTTTAAATACTGAACTGAAAATTACCCAACTAAATATATGTTCCTGTTCTTGTATGCTGACCAGAATTTCAATTGATAAATCAAGAAATTTAATTGATAAGCCTAAGAAACTTTTACGCGAAAGAGTAGAAAAATTGAGCCAAATCAATTTTACAACATTAACGAAATAAATTAAACTCCATTCAATTTTGTCAATGTCGAATGAAAAACTACAGCCCTGTAAGAAATCGTTTCCACAAATAAAGCTTAGTAAAAggcaaggtgatggcaaagcgaattcaaccaattcgccgtgcataaaaatttcaagcaaggcgaattcagtagaggtgttatcccaacagctgattgcttcttcttgataattttccttacaaagccttttacaacaaaatgtcagttaatcgaaatctatgaaaattttcttttggattgacattcttctgcacggcgaattggttgaattcgctttgccaccacctggtatggatccGCCttgatgtcaagtcaaaagaaaattttcattgatatcgattaactgacatattggagtacaaggcgttgtatggaaaattattaagaagaagcaatcagcggtggggataacaacacctggtaccattgtgaatacatacaagtgaaaaatccttaaattcctccattgccatacctacctgtcagataatagctgacagggagaacggctgtcgcgaatggccagagaatggaagaaaggtttgttgtTTTCTCGCGGTTAAGCTGCAGACTTTGGTggtttatcggtaaccgtatcggtaaccttataacagctgattcgaccaaccttatcagaatcaatgcaatcgattattggtgccgctaaagctgccgggcagcgttgacagattgacgacgccgtcgtcattttgacgattttcaactaaatgacgcttggacgattttgtaatgaaaaatgacgatttaatttaaatatttaaatattaaagatttattttaaatattcaaacaccaagaaattacatatatttaaaattgacaACCTTTATTGAACATTGTATACCTTATACTAAAAATATGCTAGCTTTGCTGCAGATGGGGTCAATAATATGACCAGCTTGAAGCATTCGGTCCccagaatttttgaaaaagaaattcctaactttattgcttttaaatgtgtatgtgacctggaatcatgaaagggacccattgtgcgaaaataccgttgttaactttttgagtgattcttatagaaaatttaacgctctttccaatggaaaaatccgcagttttctatctttcttagttatttcacaaatcgcatttaaagccaaatcggaccacaaatacgattttttgaaatattgcgatccatgcgccacctatgggagatttttttcttattattgcattgttatcgggttctgaactatattccaagtttcaagcttgtagcttatcgggaagttacttaaattttatttacaaaattcgttcacaaaggCCGGCCGCTACAccgagtcaagctaaacaaaaactataAACACGTTTTCTCAAAAACTTGTTTTCGCGCAATAAATCCcgttcatgattccaggtcacatatgtcaTTCTTTGGCACTTTGCTCTTCGTATGCCTGCTTAAAGCTACCAAACAGTGTAGAAACATTGCGCACCAATGTGTATAATTGTATAAATGATAACTTGGATGATATGAATGAAACATATCTCTTTCCCTCCTGAAGTATatccttcaaaatattaataaagttaataaTATTTTCCAGAATGAGGGCCCTCAAGTAtaatatgtattcagaaataaaaagactatttaagtatattgtataatttagTAAAGCCGGAATATATACATTAGacaacatagaaattatagattataaaaacatttcaaatatattgcaaaGTGATCAGATTTATATAGGAATTTATGCGATGGATAAGCTTATCGCCTCTAACATTTCCGAGCAAGaagaagtcaaatttaaacaacattgtattattttttatattgaactgtgtgatcaaattagaaagcgttttgattttaacaGTTGCCATATATAACTTAAGTTTTATGGATCCCAAAGAAGTTGCTGGAAAAAAATTGATTCTTTGCATATGGTCTTACAACATTTGTCGCACacaatcgatcagaaaattgtgcaggaTATTGATAGCAAATATAGGGAATTGAAGTTGTTAGAACTTAAgacatattttgaagacatttctaagggtCCTCTAGAAGTTTTTcggaaaactatttctactattaaaagagctgactctacatacgctttttctaatttatgtgcattcgttgcagatctaatgtgcttgccacactcttcagataaaataaatttaaacaaaacaaaaatccgaaaatCTCTGGAaactgattatttaaaattgaataacttttcctgtcataatattgaactgcaaataaatatgttaaattaaaattacgcgaaaatttataactaagaaactaaaatgatataggaTTTTATGCGAGGTTCGAttctaaagcccccattactgatacttagcatagacttgacttgacttggcgtaaacttggcaacttagccacgattatactccacttggcgcataaaatctggcatcataatcagcgttgaaatttatttttaaataaatgtcaatttgaatgacaaaatgtcaaaatgaaatggaaacaaacaaatggcatctcaaaatgtaaacgtcacttagaacttacatagaaaatcaaaattcaacagacttctaagtcaagttaacttttgagtaatcagtaacatgcaatgttcatttaacagaactgtaagtgacagttcgcaagccaagtcaagtctatgctaagtatcagtaatggagccttaagaaaacaaacgaaaaataattgttaaactTGCTGAAAACAGGcaccttttgtatgtaatacaaagTTTATCTTTTaagatgtttttgttttttataaaataaaataaaatgaattaaaaacgatTTTGTATGTGGTATGTGgcaacaaatataaaaatcaaagacaattttcagaaaagcgcttttaaagttaatattagccgtgttttttaacacgcgtatatccgtttacgcttaaactttatattgactgctaagagacaaactataaatacacctctgaaattgctgcgcataaattttgtcctactaaatttcaatacgcattatactcagatgtaactgaaatatgtgtctttgtttcaccctgtacactaattctatgtattatatgtgtgtccacaattcatcgcaactgattcagctatatgttataccctatggccatcagagcgttgcgtctccgcttttcggtacaccctgttgctgtagctagttgttttaccacagccgctagatgggtctcctaagcattatctaagcgaagataggcgttttttaacacgcgcaaacgaaacgtatacgcgcgtgttaaaaaacacggctattgttgaatgaaatccggtGATCTCATTTTAGTTTCCGGtgaatacaatcgtacgtcccctggtaataacccaactttGTCCTAAATCAactttggttgttgccatagatatgacgatttttttgGAGTCAGACagacttggaaaaaaaatatatggcaacgctgctgCCGGGAAACAcacaaaatttgcttgaaaatcaaaatttttagattttttcgcttgacagctggtctatttgatcgtggccgacttggttgacaagcattaatgtggtagttttgtgagaacgtgcaatgagcaagatcgcggaagaaaaagattttacgttgcggtttattgaaacctacgaatgaAAAGGTCGGAtgggaattttcaatttttgccaaaaatcacgtaattttcttagtggcttaagattagcatcttattatattaaaattgaataagctacaaaactgcatactcgaaaaaagttgaaaaatttttcagaaaattcgcaaaatttacaagcaataaaaaatcgtcatccgatgacatatttacgtctgcacgctacgaattttcaatacaaatggcgcttgatgctttctgcttgtgtggtggccgggaAAACGACAATCACCCGAAACGCACACAACTATACGTtgttaaagccttccgcgatttacaaccagattgactgaatttttgtatgtgtgcgtgtcgggtatttgacgcttgccccgcgactatcaaataaaaagccatcaatcaacatttgcattgagaaaccgtagcgttcggacgtgaacatgccgtcatcggatgatgacttttttttgcttgcaactacagcagttttattaaataataaaaaaattaataacaattttattaaataataataaaagctttacattccataaagctgctaaacattgataattttcaataaattttaatatgaattgctgttcttccgcgcacttgttcattttgaatgtcgacacaaactaaatacaacactgcgttttgtcaatcacaccccgcgactatcaaataagctagcgtcaaatgaaaaaatcaaaaatttttgattttcatcaacgtgtagccgacaacaaatacgtgtgtcacgaagccacccgactgcactaacacacacgaaattcagtcaatctggttgtaaatcgcggaaggctattatataggtttgttctttagctaccccgaggggtaactaaaacagcttctggcaagctaaagaacaaatcaaatgaatgaatgaatgaatgaaaaaattcgttcgatagttaaaatcattcagtaactaactatcgatagttgaattcattcgatagttcccaacactagttCTTAATGCAAAttttgattgatggctttttatttgatagtcgcggggcaagcgtcaaatacccgacacgcacacatacaaaaattcagtcaatctggttgtaaatcgcggaaggcgtTAAGGCTGTTTAcgcaaatgcataagggcaaaattatataaaccctttggtccattgtaaattttaccaagtagcgcaactaacagctgatcgctgaaaattcgcacattcacacgcacagttctcgactcagtttcaaaaaaaatttagattatttaattcaaattttaaagtgagataatccttacaaatttatgtatacagaatatatatggcgtgtttgttgttattaaaacaatggttttatttatattaaagcttttatgattttttttttttaactttgaaaaaactccgaacaccattccttcattatatgacattcgactgcctagtccactgccttccactctattcgcaaaataacctctacttaagctgccaaactatatagtaaacaatgctttggtcgcttcaaagcaaagataacgtacggcgtttcattgtttttcgtatggcgttgtcaaagcgtaggcacgcaaccaaagcatttatgtaaatttttcgatactttgcCCAAcggatgaattaatgaatgcaacacaaccaaagcgtctgtgtaaatccgccctAATTTTTGCAGCTGTgaaaaataaaatggtgctgtaagtgcaaacaaatcaaactcctatatgacactgacactactttatttcctatgtatttttcttgtattttctcttatattttttgtcgagggagccaataaggtttcaatacttgtgtaagtgtgtgaactatatttaaaaaaactaacgaaatccaagaaaaatacaacatagttcattaaaaacaaacaagaacaagcagtttgtatttcgatagggttttagGACATtagccgttttttctttattttttctgacaaatgaaaatgttgtttttagtttcagaattttgtgcataaaaacacaactaaattcaaagtgtaaattgtgtgtacaaatgagttttcaataagtgtacatttttcagtttttcatagttaaggaattgacctccagattcttgtgttacacaaatatattgaacttgggtacagaaattcaaattaaaaagtttttcacaataatttggaaaactctacgttttctcagctttttacacttaaaggagtaaccctccgtaataaattaaacttttaataaaaatcaataacactgaaatgaacacttttcgccatgatataaaattaaaatgctgtggaacaggagcaacacttttgtgactacataaaccctgtttcaatctttaacgtctctgcacagaagcctaattgaccgttttcaaccaaaacaacaatggcaacccacattttcccgttatgcttacttaagcgagtgcctgtcagaaagaagtcaacacacttgtacttgtacactatggataCGACATACAGCACCAATGATTCCCGCTTTTCATATGGATgccatcatcccgtcgcaaagatcctgagccagataactAATTTTGCacgtaaggcaaggtgcacacgaggctacgcgtcatataCGCtacaggcgaaatttgtacgcttcgATACCGAACACATGTAtatgaatggagagctgcatacgaggcgtcagcttcatgaaattttcgtgtagctaagcatacatcaatgttggtcgctgagcgtacgtacgctttaaaaaaaggaagaacaagatgtttgttaacatatttttgtatgcaaatttgtgtaattagttaaaaaatgttactttagttaataaaagtaggtgaaaggtatattaccaaagcgaaaaagagtattaaacaccacaacagctttgTTAGACATTGTtgagcgtttaaaaggctaaaaagtgttggaaactagaaatcacccttttctttagtccgcggtggtttaaaattgcctttcataatttacaaatgcacggggatgcaaacaacgtttaatacctattttcctttgatttcggggacggatatagctgaacaaatttaattttttatttttttcaataattgtttgctttttgtagcgacgcttgaAAGTAGcctcgtgtgcagatcttgaggcgtagataaattgtagctatatgaaatatcttgtacgcgtctatgacgcgtagcctcgtgtgcaccttgcctaaatgCAACaatgagccagataaatccagatagaaatctggttcaatttctgagccagataatttgtaaggttcttatctttagtttggcaaaGCTGCATAAAATAGacctatttttttcaaaaatagatggcgcTGTTTGGCCATGTTTGTAAATGGAACAAAATGGCGACATCTGCTTATCACAActcatatgtacaaaaatattacgacctctgcttctcaaatATCACAATGATCCAGATCATTCCCGCGAGTCCAAAAAGTACCGAAAATAAATTCTGTTGTGTTATCGTCAATAATGCccggttttcagtgcgagtttaaactacagttataGTTGACTAGAGCTTAACACTGCCACTTCGGTCAAAGtgacaaggttaaactctagttgttgttgtagcgataaggtttctccccgagggtttggggagtgttatcgatgtgatggtcctttgccggatacagctctggtacgctccggcaacacagcgccattaaggtgctagcccgactatatcgggaacgatttatgtggccacattaaaccttcagaccatccctccctccccacccccaagttccatgaggaacttggggtcgctagaggctcgtctgttagtgaaacatgattcgccgcgcataggtgaggttgacaattcggtttagagaagccatatattgcgctggcaacctgaagggttgcgctgcacagccccttgaatctggtatttttgtcgctcatacgacaggcataccacgATAGTCaattttaactgtagtttaaactcgcactgaaaaaccgggcataaatGTCATCCTTATATGATAATACATGAAGTTACGCTCATATCGGACGGCAGATTTCTCTTTTCCTACTCCGAAATTGAGTGATTTGGAAATCGAAAACCTAAACAGCTGGTAGCGCTGTGTACCTCTTAAACAGGCTACAAGGTTGGTTGTACTGTTTCAGGTAGTGTGTATTGGTATGTGTAATTAAGAAGTCAAATTCCAACAAAAACTAAAATTGTAGCACAATAATTAGAGAAGAAATATATTTTCGCAGTGATTCAGAGTGAAATTGGAAGGAGAATGGTGTAATTAATAATAAGTAAAGTTAGTTATAATTAAAAATGCACAGCAGCCAGTTTAAAGTGAAAAAAGCGAATTCCACTTCGCAAGCAAACgaacgaaacaaaaaaatatacatcGCCTATAGCCATTGCTAAATAGCAAACAGCGAAAAGATTAAaggtaaatatacatacataaaacaatACAAAGTTTTTACTGCTATACGCAATAGTTTGATATATAAGTTATGTTTACTAATATTTGGGCGCAGTAAAGATATGCCAACGTAAGTTAGTAAGCCATAACCGCCGCGTGTGCGTATTAGGACCGACGCCTCCATCAATGTTAACAGCGGCAACAACACAAAACCTGTGGTGCGTGGTTTCGTTGCTGAAATGCATACGTAACCTTGCAACTGCGTAACACAGTAACATCCTTTTCCCAATGACAGGGCACGACTCATTTAtgcgcatattttttttttatttttttttttttttatttatttatttatttatttatttatttaaagtcgacgcaaacacaaagctgtcgactaattattgtaa from Eurosta solidaginis isolate ZX-2024a chromosome 3, ASM4086904v1, whole genome shotgun sequence includes these protein-coding regions:
- the Pgi gene encoding glucose-6-phosphate isomerase, with translation MAGPLPMLTQEPAYQKLEQFYNAHGKEINMKELFAQDTNRFKKYSLRLKTPKDGEILIDYSKNRITEDVWPMLFDLAKARKVTAARDAMFAGEPINITENRSVLHVALRNRGNDPILVDCNDVMPLVRAELSHMKEFTNQVISGVWRGCTGKQITDVVNIGIGGSDLGPLMVTEALKPYCKGLHSHFVSNIDGTHLAEVLKSVNYETTLFIVASKTFTTQETITNATSAKSWLLEQAKDPSAVAKHFVALSTNKEMVTAFGIDSKNMFGFWDWVGGRYSLWSAIGLSICLSIGFENFEQLLEGAYYLDNHFKTAPLEENAPVILALLGIWYSNFFNAETHALLPYDQYLHRFAAYFQQGDMESNGKFVTKTDSKVVDYNTGPIVWGEPGTNGQHAFYQLIHQGTRLIPCDFIAPAQTHNPIGGGAHHKILLANFLAQTEALMQGKTAAQARIELEKAGLSGEKLEALLPHKTFTGNRPTNSIVVKKFTPFILGVLIALYEHKIFTQGTIWDINSFDQWGVELGKQLAKAIEPELAADGEVTAHDSSTNGLINFLKANW